From a single Salvelinus namaycush isolate Seneca chromosome 14, SaNama_1.0, whole genome shotgun sequence genomic region:
- the LOC120058698 gene encoding putative nuclease HARBI1 gives MACPFVRDVVDEEALVLRRAFRRERVFRDRLDPLAFPDDHLYERYRFSADGIRYLCRLLGPRIMHRTARSHALSVEQMVCVALRFFASGAFLYSVGDAEQLNKATICRTIRKADFVNRKSFHSINVQMVCNADCVISNVVAKWPGSVHDSRIFRASEIYQCLSQGEFSGVLLGDRGYGCQPFLLTPFTDPQEAQQAYNHAHARTRARVEMTFGLLKARFHCLHKLRVSPVRACDITVACAVLHNVACLRKERAPRVPPAMDWDNPAIFPDDDSGRLLRDQYVLNYFS, from the exons atggcaTGCCCATTCGTGCGAGATGTGGTGGATGAAGAAGCACTTGTGCTGAGGAGAGCCTTCAGGCGAGAAAGGGTCTTCAGGGACCGGTTGGACCCACTGGCCTTCCCTGATGACCATCTATATGAAAGATACAGGTTTTCTGCAGATGGCATCAGGTATCTATGCAGACTACTGGGTCCCAGGATTATGCACCGCACTGCACGGAGCCATGCACTGAGTGTGGAGCAAATGGTTTGTGTGGCCTTGCGCTTTTTTGCTAGTGGAGCCTTCCTGTACTCAGTGGGGGATGCAGAACAGCTGAACAAGGCCACAATTTGCCGCACAATAagga aggccgattttgtgaataggaaatcctttcacagcattaatgTTCAG ATGGTCTGCAATGCTGACTGTGTGATcagcaatgttgtggcaaaatggcctggctcagtccatgactccagaatctttcgggcctctgaaatctatcagtgcctatcacaag gtgaattctctggtgtgttgctgggagacagggggtatggctgccagccttttctcctgacacctttcacagacccccaggaagcacagcaggcctacaaccatgcccatgccaggaccagggccagagttgaaatgacctttggcctcctgaaggcacgctttcactgccttcacaaattaagggtcagccctgttagggcatgtgatattactgtggcttgtgctgtcctccacaatgtggcctgcctgaggaaggagagggcccCCAGAGTGCCACCAGCCATGGACTGGGACAATCCGGCAATCTTCCCTGATGACGACAGTGGTCGGCTGCTGAGGGACCAATATGTGTTGAATTATTTTAGTTAG
- the tmem51a gene encoding transmembrane protein 51a, with protein MHSSVEVPPNLHVASNHNNSPGNSGSQYALCALGVGLVALGIVMIVWSVVPSDMAGNNSSGNGGGNPKPDTRGRTSSVAFVLVGAGVAMLLLSLCLGMRNKQREQQVLLEAQTLGAGNEAASEDDGEAAEERSQRYTVPSYEEVVGSGEYPIRQSNLRHSSSQLPSYDDLVDGVQIELEGSDVTQTSPASANPASSAVPNRRPGRTGLKLLPLKIRRIKSEKLFMNNTDNSQPSGGISIEPLTPPPMYEDKAPQL; from the exons ATGCACTCCAGCGTTGAGGTGCCCCCAAACCTCCATGTTGCCAGCAACCACAACAACAGTCCCGGAAACTCGGGTTCCCAGTATGCCTTGTGTGCCCTGGGGGTGGGACTGGTGGCCCTGGGCATTGTCATGATCGTGTGGAGTGTGGTGCCCTCCGACATGGCCGGGAACAACAGCAGTGGCAATGGAGGAGGGAACCCGAAACCGGACACTAGGGGTAGGACTTCATCGGTGGCCTTTGTACTGGTCGGGGCTGGAGTGGCCATGCTCCTGCTGTCCCTGTGCCTGGGGATGAGGAACAAGCAGCGGGAGCAGCAGGTGCTCCTAGAGGCCCAGACTCTGGGGGCAGGCAACGAAGCTGCCAGTGAGGACGACGGAGAGGC GGCAGAGGAGCGATCCCAGAGGTACACTGTGCCCAGCTACGAGGAGGTGGTAGGCAGCGGCGAGTACCCCATACGCCAGAGCAACTTGCGCCACAGCTCCTCCCAGCTGCCCTCCTACGACGACCTGGTGGACGGTGTGCAGATTGAGCTGGAAGGGTCAGATGTCACCCAGACGTCACCCGCTTCCGCTAACCCTGCCTCCTCTGCTGTGCCTAACCGCCGCCCTGGGCGAACAGGCCTCAAGCTCCTTCCCCTTAAGATCCGGAGGATTAAATCGGAGAAGCTCTTTATGAATAACACGGATAACTCTCAGCCATCAGGAGGGATCTCTATTGAGCCGCTCACTCCGCCACCAATGTATGAGGACAAAGCACCCCAGCTCTGA